Proteins encoded within one genomic window of Prochlorococcus marinus str. MIT 9515:
- a CDS encoding cytochrome c biogenesis CcdA family protein yields MEQGLNNPGPFTIFLVFTAGLLTSLGPCSLSLLPITIAYIGGTKKNKFKLISFSGGVIFSLVTLGALSGFLGKIYGQLPSYYSSLVAFIAIIMGLNLLGILKFQLPNGPDLRFMEDKVPPLITPFLIGGTFGLASSPCITPVLATLLAWVSQAKNPTISIIFLFFFGLGQITPLILAGATTENLKQFLELRKYSQIIPTLSGVFLVSVGILNLISNWI; encoded by the coding sequence ATGGAGCAAGGGCTTAATAATCCAGGCCCGTTTACAATATTTTTGGTATTTACAGCAGGCCTTTTAACCAGTCTTGGCCCATGTTCTTTATCTTTACTGCCAATCACAATTGCGTATATTGGTGGAACAAAGAAAAATAAATTTAAACTTATAAGTTTTTCTGGCGGAGTTATTTTTTCGCTAGTTACTTTAGGAGCATTAAGTGGATTCTTAGGGAAAATATATGGTCAATTACCCTCTTATTACTCTTCTTTAGTTGCTTTCATAGCAATAATTATGGGTCTAAATTTATTAGGAATTTTAAAATTCCAATTACCAAATGGGCCCGACTTAAGATTTATGGAAGATAAGGTGCCTCCTTTAATAACACCTTTTCTGATAGGTGGAACTTTTGGTCTCGCTTCCTCACCATGCATTACTCCAGTACTGGCTACACTATTAGCTTGGGTATCGCAAGCAAAAAACCCCACAATTTCAATAATCTTTTTGTTCTTCTTTGGACTAGGTCAAATAACACCCTTAATACTTGCGGGGGCAACAACTGAAAATCTAAAGCAGTTTCTAGAACTCAGAAAATATAGTCAAATAATTCCTACTTTAAGTGGAGTATTTTTAGTTTCTGTAGGAATTTTAAATTTAATTTCAAATTGGATTTAA
- a CDS encoding cytochrome c biogenesis protein ResB, translating to MIIFKNLILKISSLKFAITLIIFIAITSGVGTFIPQGNDPQEYIDFYNETPIFGLINGYQVIKLQLNHVYTSNWFLFSLILLCISLAACSFRRQIPSLKAALKWTDYKNEKRFYKLQLTTNYKVSQDVNHILKADSLLRKKGWSISKFENRLSARKGLVGKLGPIIVHIGLIILLIGSAYGNFSSQSKEQYLRLGESLDLINENKNSKFTIKLNNFLIERESDGKPKQFISYLNFFSEEQHLNEIKTTQVNHPIRFRGLTIYQADWSVSNIVLEIDSVLYQLKLKPIPEIGDQIWGLLIELGRENKKNYLLTIDNENGPLKVSNIKDFSEMFIYLNDDPIEINSSKLSLKKIIPSSGLIIKNDPSIPFIYLAFTLIILGTIFSLIPTNQIWILFNENSNKLFVGGLSNRNLLGFKKEFQKLSDEIKNN from the coding sequence ATGATTATTTTTAAGAATTTGATTTTAAAAATATCAAGTTTAAAATTTGCTATTACATTAATAATTTTCATTGCTATTACAAGTGGTGTTGGAACATTTATACCTCAAGGCAATGATCCACAAGAGTATATTGATTTCTACAATGAAACTCCAATTTTTGGACTTATTAATGGATATCAAGTAATAAAACTTCAATTAAATCATGTTTATACAAGTAATTGGTTTTTATTTTCATTAATACTCCTTTGTATTTCTCTTGCGGCTTGCAGCTTTCGGAGACAAATACCTTCTTTAAAAGCTGCATTAAAATGGACTGACTATAAAAATGAAAAAAGATTCTACAAACTTCAATTAACTACTAATTACAAAGTAAGCCAAGACGTAAATCATATTTTAAAAGCTGATTCTTTACTAAGAAAAAAAGGTTGGAGCATTTCCAAATTTGAAAATCGCTTATCGGCAAGAAAAGGTCTCGTGGGAAAACTTGGACCTATAATTGTCCATATTGGGCTTATTATTTTACTTATTGGCTCTGCATATGGAAATTTCAGTAGCCAATCTAAAGAACAATATTTGAGACTAGGAGAAAGTTTAGATTTAATAAATGAGAATAAAAATTCTAAGTTCACAATAAAATTAAACAACTTTTTAATAGAGCGTGAAAGTGATGGAAAACCAAAGCAATTTATTTCATATTTAAACTTTTTTTCAGAAGAGCAACATTTAAATGAAATAAAAACAACGCAAGTAAATCACCCGATTAGATTCAGAGGTTTAACTATTTATCAAGCTGATTGGTCAGTTTCAAATATTGTTTTGGAGATTGATAGTGTTCTTTACCAACTAAAACTAAAACCTATTCCAGAGATAGGAGATCAAATATGGGGACTTTTAATTGAATTGGGAAGAGAAAATAAAAAAAATTATCTTTTAACCATTGATAATGAAAATGGTCCTCTTAAAGTCTCAAATATTAAAGACTTTTCTGAAATGTTTATTTATTTAAATGATGATCCTATCGAAATTAATTCTTCAAAACTATCTTTAAAAAAAATTATTCCTAGTAGTGGTTTGATAATTAAAAATGATCCTTCAATTCCATTTATATATTTAGCTTTCACTCTAATAATTTTGGGAACAATTTTTAGTCTTATTCCAACCAACCAAATATGGATTTTATTCAATGAAAATTCAAATAAATTATTTGTTGGTGGTTTAAGTAATAGAAATCTTTTAGGCTTCAAGAAGGAATTTCAAAAATTATCAGATGAGATAAAGAATAATTAG
- the queF gene encoding preQ(1) synthase codes for MSTPNLYDSTNKPLYGERLIEESKIICFDNPNKKRIYEISIELPEFTCKCPFSGYPDFAKLNIFYQPNSKVYELKSLKLYINHFRDLKISHEEVVNRIMDDLLNAAAPHWIHLNADFNPRGNVSMKLDIYSGQKRN; via the coding sequence ATGAGTACACCTAACTTATACGATTCAACTAATAAGCCTTTATATGGAGAAAGACTGATAGAAGAATCAAAAATAATTTGCTTTGATAATCCAAACAAAAAAAGAATTTATGAAATTTCAATTGAACTTCCTGAATTTACTTGCAAATGCCCATTTTCTGGTTATCCAGATTTTGCAAAATTAAATATTTTTTATCAGCCTAATAGTAAAGTTTATGAGTTGAAATCTTTAAAACTTTATATTAATCACTTTAGAGATCTTAAGATATCACATGAAGAAGTAGTAAACAGAATTATGGATGATCTTTTAAATGCAGCAGCTCCTCATTGGATACATTTAAATGCTGATTTTAATCCTAGAGGAAACGTTTCTATGAAATTAGATATTTACAGTGGGCAGAAAAGAAACTAA
- a CDS encoding P-II family nitrogen regulator: MKKIEAIIRPFKLEDVKIALVNSGIVGMTVSEVRGFGRQKGQVERYRGSEFTVEFLQKLKVEVVVENEKVSSVIDAIAEAAKTGEIGDGKIFISPIDSVVRIRTGDTDKEAL; encoded by the coding sequence ATGAAGAAAATCGAAGCAATCATACGTCCATTTAAATTGGAAGATGTAAAAATCGCACTAGTAAATTCTGGAATTGTGGGAATGACAGTAAGTGAAGTGAGAGGATTTGGAAGGCAAAAAGGGCAAGTGGAAAGATACAGAGGTTCAGAATTTACAGTTGAATTTCTTCAGAAACTTAAAGTAGAAGTTGTAGTAGAAAATGAAAAAGTTAGTTCAGTAATAGATGCAATTGCCGAAGCTGCAAAAACCGGCGAAATAGGTGATGGGAAAATATTCATATCACCTATTGATTCTGTTGTAAGAATTAGAACTGGAGATACCGATAAAGAAGCTCTTTAA